GTTTTTACATGTAACTGCATAATTTTTTTACATCCTGTAACAAAGCTGGTTTTGCAtccaagagtttaaaaaaaaaaaaagattagaaaTTCACAGTATTGAAGTGAATTCTATTACTTTATTATTCGTCTCCTAATGTTAGCAATGATAGAAGCAGGATTAAGATATTTTACTCATCTAAAAGTAGTAATACCACAAAGTTAAAATACTCCATTGATATTCAAAGTCCTGCATTCTGAAAAATTCTCTGGTAAATTATTTATCATCCAGAATAGTAATCCAGTCCTGTGACTGTTCTGCTACATCAGATGGATTCATTATGATTTACAGTTCGCATTGTTGTAGTTTGGCATCTTACTGgttcatcacattttgtaaCCCGTTACAGGACTGGGCCAGATTACTGTGACATGTTGTTCTTTTCCAAATACAAATGACATGGGAACGTTTTTAAATTCGTATAATAATCCAGTGGATTGAATCGTgtttaatccagtttgaattttAGATTACCTCAAAtttaaaagccaaaaaaaaaaaaaaaaaaaaaaaaattgcattcgtaagagaaaataaaaaaaggatttaaagtgttaGTCCCAAATCATCTAAAACATTTTCCCTTTAACAGCTGGCACATTCAGTATTTACAATTAGTAGAATAAAATGATTCTTATGGAAACAGTTCTGTGCACAGTTTATTTGAAAGTTTTTCTTACCATTTATTGATAATGTGTAAGAGTTATGAAGGGACTTTGCTGTTCACCAGTTAATGTGTCCATCCTCTATTTTTCCATGTAAATGAGTAGCTAATGCATTTTAAGAACAAAGATTAGTCAAATCACTATTAccgacacaaaaaaaaaaaaaaaaaaaaaaaacaatctgagAGGAGAGACTGAGATGATAAGCAgtcacatttaaatgatttaataaAAACTTAACCAAGTAATCCTTGACATATAAACTAGGATCTAACTGCACATCGTCATCTGTAATGTGGCTAATCTTTTGAGAAAGTCTAGACTTTTTTGGAGTGAAGAGTATAATATTTTCATCTCAAATATTGTGAAACTATGAAAAAGCTTTGAATGTAAATACTCGGAACAAGGATGCATTTCATGTTACTGCAGacaagcagatttgttgttctgatgtgaaagaaaagaaataacttTTGTACACCCAAACTAGTGACAAATTTGGCTCTACCTTCGTTCCTCTTTAATACATCAACTCAGAGTCCACAGCAAACTTAAATATTTACTTACAGAGTGTCTTTTCCCTGGTTTGTCTTCTGGGCAGCCAGAAACAGCGAGGATGATTGCACGAAGACGAAAGAAGGAGAGGCAGAGTAACAAGAGGAAAGGGAGAGTGAGAATTTCCAAGCATTCGCCCTCCCCGTTAAGTTatactgagttttttttttttaatgcagcacCAGAAAGCCTCCTCACAGCAAACCGATGTCCAGCcctcatttttttcccctcctttaaCTTCTCATCCTCAGCATGGAGCCTGAGACTGTAAACGTATGCAGCCGCCATCTAGAATTTTTATACCATTCTTtacaaagatttaaaaaaaaaaaaaaaaaagtgtgccaTGTAGTAATATCAAGTGATAATGATGTTTCATGAATTATCAATTTTAATGAACGCTTCTGAAAATGGTTTTCATTTGCACcaaaagtctaattcaccacagTGTGCGAGTTTAATCAAACTTTGGTTAAAGTTCAAGGGGAACAAGCTGCAAACATGTTGCAGTAGGTGCATCAGGCCCGTGTTTTAGGAGAAATGGTTATTTCTGGGTTTGGTGGGGCGAGTCTCGCCAAACACAGCCTGTGCCTCCCACTGTGCCCCCTCTAATTAAGTCCATGTTGATTACAGCCTTACTCTACAAGGCAGCGCAGAGAGAAAACACCAGTTtcatcccaaaaaaaaaaaaaaaaaaaaaaacatgaacaggggaaagaaaaaaaaacataattgtCTTTTATCTTGAAAATTAACTCCAAACATGCAGGTCATTTATTTGAAGCTGCTTGTGACTTTTCTTTTAATCAATTCATTATTTGTTTCAAATGGTTTGTGACAACACTGCAGTAAGAGCTCAGGTGTAAGAAAGTCCTTCCAGCCTCACAATGAAGACCGAAACCTTCATTCTGTTGCAAAGAAAGAACAGTCTTTGCTAAACATCGTCTCAACGAATGTCACAGCTCTTCAAACAGGCCTGTGACCTGTGAATGTGGGAGGTGCTCCAAAGCACTTGAAGCGTATTCGGATGCATTTGTTGAATAAAATACAGAAACATGActacaacaaagaaaaattaaGCAACAGCTAAATTTCTGATATCTCCGATTTAGTTTAATAAAAGGTGCTTTTGATCATACACCTTACAAGGTAAACGCTTGTCGTTGGTGATCACACAAAGATGGCAATAATTACCAAATGCAAGGTTAAATTTTCAGGGCAAAGACTGAATGCACAGAGTGATAAGGCTGCAAAAGTTACAAACGCCTTTACAAACCAAAGGCAAACACGATTTGATCTCGTCTTGGGTCTTTACTGTTCAGCCGAAGCCTTGAAACTACTCACTCTGCGCCATGTGAACGCTCACTTTAAATGAGCCAGTGCACTTCAATTTAGAAATCACACACACGCCCCGCTGCTGGAAACACCCAGTACGCAGACAAAAGCGTGTTGATGCAAAAAGGCAAAAATAGTCCACCGTTTTCTTCTGTATGAGCTTCAGAGAAATGGCTGGATGAGGAGTCAGGTAAAGGCCCAGACAGACGAGTTCTGCTAAACGGCTGAAGTCCGATTGCATGAGAAGCATCCGGTGTGAGCGATCATATGAAACACAAATACAGAAGACACTCAAAGTCACTACAATAAGTTCATTTTAAAAATTCTTTATTAATTTTCTTATAATCAATGTTTGATACTTGAAGCAAgaataatgaacaaaaatgctgAGCAGACCTCCACGAGGCGTTCATCCTGGTTGGTTTTTGTTTCTTGATTTTCGTGTGGAACAGAGGTTCTGCTTTTCTTATGATACATTATGGCAAGGTGCAAGGAACACAAACAGGGGAACATTTAAAACCCATCACCCATACAAATACCCTCTTCAGCACaaccacaaaacaaaactgaaaaagaTAACCGGTCATGTTATTTACACGGCGTTCACCCAGTTTTCTAGACCTTAATTACAAACATACATCTATCCTTCAACTGCACAGCTCTTCAACCTACATTGTCCCTTTGGATTGCTATCAACTACTAATTCAGCTCTCGTCCCAACAAcgctataaaataaaaaagacaaatctcGAGCGGTGGTCTGAAATGCAAAATACGGCAGTATAATTTGTGTCAGACTCGCGCTCGGTAGATTTCCCGTCACAATTATTCTACAACTCACTGCTCAAAGTGCATCAAGGTCACACCGTCTTACACGGCCGTACATTCGGCCGACAGATTATTGGTTATACATCCATTTCTAAAGATGTTATTATACCCGTACCAAGGTGGAAAATTTCAGTGGCTCAATGCTCCTAATGAACTCTGACCAATAATGCTGCCGGATGTACTGTCGCAAGGACCGGCAGGACTTCATGGTGTCATTCAGCCTGGTGACAAACAGACCTTTAGGAACAGCGTGTTAGTACAAAGTATAGCACCTCAACGTGACTTTATATCCAGGCATCTCTCTACTCAAACTACTCACAGAACAGTCCCCAATACAAACTTCCAGGGTCACCTCTATGGCACTTTCAGGTCTTTACAGTGGTAACAATTAATGAAGGCAAACAACAGACTGAACCATTACCCGTCTCAGCTTCCCACTGGGAAAACGAATCTAAAAAGTTTTTACTAAATCAAAACAAATCTGACAATAAAATGGTTCCTGTATTTGTGTTAACTATGCCGATTCGGGGGGAGATGagagaaataaaacattaaagaatTAAGATGTGGAAGTGCTAAGAGGGATATAAGCACAGCTGGAACAAGAAACAGGCTAAAATTAACAGAGAAGTGGCGTCTCTACTATGTGTTGCTTACAAATTACAGGGCAGGTGTTGAACTTTCTACCGAATCAACTTACTAACCCCTCAAACAGGAACATCCAGAATGGTGGGTACCAAAAAAGCCAAAGATACAATCTATATACTCACAGACATCTTAGGTCTTTCAGCTCCATCGTGAACAGTTTCTGTAGGAATCTCCAGCTTTATCACAAGATAGTCTAAAATAGTCAAGTTGATGTGCGATTACTTGGTGTGGTGTCATATTGACCGCTTTTCAAATTGGGGCAGCGCATGAtgcgaagaagaaaaaaaaacaaaacaaaacaaaaaaaaaggcctacTACACTTGAGAGTTAAGCCAACATAAACATTGAGGTTGGTGACGGCACCTctcaaaaatataaaatatccACATGATGTTTCCATGTGCAGCACATAAAATATCACAACAACCGACCGACCATCACTGAGTCACTACAGTAGAGTGTTTACACAAAgaggaagtttgtttttttttcccctcagcccATGAGATTAGTGGAATGTCATTTTCTTCAGTAAGTGCAGAGTGCATGTTAATGAAGCATGGTAGAAAGGTACGCACGTTTACATGGAATATCGTCTCCACAGTGGGGATGACAGGAAGCGACAgatataaaagaaaaagcaggtatCGATGCGTGCGGCTTCAGCACAGACGGCAAGAATTCATTTATGGTACGACCGAATGTCTGGTGCCAACTGTGGCAAACAGGAATGCTCATCTTTCACTATGGAATTTGAAATTTCAATCTTCTTTCATGCTAAATCtactttgtttattttgactGAAATGAAATCCCCCCCCTCCTCACATAAACAGTCTATGTTCTGAATATTCTCACCGGGAGAGAAAATACTGTTAAGGAGGTGTAGACAAAATTCTATATTTggcaacattttcattttgggATATTCTAACATGAAACACTGACACCTActaaaaaatatatagatatactgACGTAAATGGGGACTTGCTgttgacaaatgttttttttttttgtcttgatcATTCTAAAATGAGAAAGACTTAAGACCTGTTTTTAGAAATAGGCAAATTAAAAGGCTGCCACAGAATAAAATTAATTGAGTCCTTTGTCATCAAAAAGCAAATGTACTTGCTGCTAAATTTACCACATGTCCTTCTTATTCCACCTGTGTTAAACTGAGGGTTGGGGGCTGGCTAAGAAGAAGTTCATCTGGAATGTTGCTAGGGATCGTTGCTCGGCAGGACTCAGACCAAACACTGTCATTAAGGTAGGCAGTGACCGTTCCCGCCCACCCCCCAGACAATGGAACGTCCTGAATTGTAGCGGGATGGGGCAAAGGGTCCTTAAATGTCAACTTTGGACATTTGCTCTTCAAGTTTGATGATTCGCTTCTCCTGACTGCTGATCAGGTCCTTGAGAGATTTGACTTCTTTCAAGATCTCCTCCATCTTCGCTTCAGATTtctgagagagagaaatgagaCAAGTGGAACTTTTTGGTCATcctttttatataaaaaaaatatatatatatatataaaaaatactgTCAAAGTTGCCTTGCTACAAACACAACCACtacatcattaaaaaaaaaaaaaaatatgaggaAGATCTCAATTGCACTCAAGGCAAATACTTCAAAAACTATGAAACCAAGAAATTTGACCTTGTGCGTTGTAAGCTAGTTCTTGAGggttaacattttcaacactgGTACCCAGAGAGTCGTGATTACAGGGCAGAACTGCAGAGAATCATATGGGCTGGGTCACAGGCGGGTGGAAGCGTTGTGGGTGAGGTACAGCAGCCGCCCAGACCGGCAGTGGACCCCTTACTTTGTGGGTCTCGGAGTGGGATGAGCAACATCTACAAACCGCTTAATGAAGACAGCCAGTTATGTGTCTGCCTGACGCTACGAGCCCCTGAGAACCTGCTACAAACACGAGGCCAACAGTGAAGAGTTATGCCTACAGACCTCAGTTGTCAGATGTTGTATATCCACATTTAGTTTttaaatgtctcacttttaGGTGGGTAATAATGGTGAACCAAATTTCTACTCAGACAATTGATAACCTTACCCAACACTGCAAAATGTCTGCAGTTGATTGGTTTACTCTGCATTTCCAAGGTTTACAGGGTTGGAATCAACTGTAAAATTAAATCTAACATTTATCCGAGTCTCTGGAAAATACTCACAATTGATGGAGTTGGGGAGGCAGGCTTTTTGGCAGGGCTTGAGTTCTCCACGTTCTTGGTAACCTTGCTGTCCAAAATATTCTTTTTGACCACCTTAAATTCACGGTTTTTGCCCGGGACGTAGCCATTCTTGAGGGAGATGAGGATGGGGTCTCCATTCTTGCCCTCAAACCAGTCCTCAGCCTCCAGGGCATGGTCCGGTCCGGATGTGTCTGGGTACAAGTCGTCCTGGAACAGGTCCGACTAAGGGGCAAGGACAAAGCAACAAGCTGTGAGACGAAGTGGCAACACAAGGCCTCATTACAAAACAAACGTGGTTCAACAAGCAGAGCAGAGGTCGAATGCAAAGTGGCCACTTAGGACAGGGACTCACCTTTCTAGGTACAGTCATCACAATAGGCTCACACTTTCTTTCATGCAGTTTGTAGAACCTGAcaacacacaaatacaaaccCATTATTTACAGTTCATTCAGTTATTCATCAAACAGAGACAGTAACAGTTTCATATGAACGATTGTGACTTGGTTACAGTCTGCCTCCTGGTGGTGAAGCCTTGAGGGGATTCAGTAGAAGATGCGAGTGACTCAAGTCAAAACGCAAATCAGGTGTCAGATGCGAGGATTAACCTCCATTCTCAACTCACCTCGCAATTTCGCACTTATTGACATCGAGGCCCCTCTTGGGCATGTAGCCCATGCCCCTCTGGGGCTCCTTGGTGACAAAAGTGTTGAGGAAGTGAACATATGGAGCTTCATCTGTGATTTCAAAGTAGCGGATGCTGCTGTCACCCTGCCAAGAAAGTAGGCCGTGttatatttctgcttttattttttttttaaataatgctcGATAGTTTTGACTAATGGGTGCTTAGAAACGCACCTTCCCGCAGAGATAAACAACATTGGTGTCTGGGTCATAGAAGGGCAAGAGCACTCCATTGCTGGTGTCCATCTCACTAACAGTTATGGCCTCATCCATGTTTTGCTAAAAAAGAAAGGAACGTAATGATGAATCGGAGCTCGGTATACTTCAaagtatcacattttaaaaaaggtGCAGTATGGTATTGGTAAGTTTTTCCTGTGGGTTAGCAGTAGAAAATGAAAGGTAAAAAACTAAAGTATTCAGATTCTCGAGGTGATTCTAAATCCGATTATGTGGAGCAGTCAGCAACTTACTGGGTTCCAGAGAGCCAGCTGTCTCTCACTCATGCGACTGAAACCGGTGGTGAGGACGTTGCCATCAGAGAGGAAAATGGCCCTCATGGGTCGTGCCCCCTCATGtgccttctccttctcctgtgACGTACAAGTGTTTGCTTAAGTAACCACTTCCAAAACGCATCACGATACCACTTCTTGAGGCACAAAACATGAACAGTTTTCATTTTCCAAGATTATTCGCCAAAGAGATAAAAGATTGGATAAAAGCTTTAATAAATAAACACTTAATGTGCAAGAGGCCGAGAGAAAAACTCAAAGATTTGGTTGCGAAAGGAACCACTTTACTCATTCATCTATCATGAACAACAGCAGAGCCTCGTCTTAGATCGGGCTCACTTCTCTCAGGATGGGGGAATGAAGCAGCTCCTGGAGCAGGAGTCCCTGCAGCACTTTCCACTGGACCCATCCATGTCTCCCCGTGTAGTTCAGAAGTTAAAACTGGAGCTCTGTATAGGTTTGAATGTCCGTCTTTGAGTGGTTTTCTTTCTCCGTTCTTCTATATTGTTTGTACATTGGCTCTTTGCTGGTTAAAGCCTGCCACTAATCATCTCAATGCAAGGCATGTGCATACATGACTCCTGCAATATTTCTCACCCAAAAGTTGCAAAACaattgttgttgctgctgggaTGGTCACCATTTCAGATTTCTGTTATGGGTTTTCATACCAGCCATAGTTCCAAATCTAGTTATTTGTGATGACAAAGCTTAGTGTCATGCTTAAggacatttctttaaaaaggaataaaggtTACTAAGCcaattgtacaaaaaaaaaaaaaaaaaaaaaccctcttaACAGCTGATACAAAAGTactaaaagaaaatgtgtcCTATGGGTAACTGCTCACAGCAACAATCGTCTCCTTGCGGGGGTCGATGACACGGATGGTCTTGTCCTTGCAGGCAGTGCAGATAAGGCTACCGTTGCGGTTCCAGGTGACGTTGTAAATGACATCAGGATGCATTTCGTCCAGACTGATCATGGCCTCACCAGTGCCCACGTTCCAGATGATTATCTGGTTGTCACAACCTGGCAACACATGGAGGTAAAGGTGAGCTGGTCAGCAGCACATCAAACTCAATCAAAATAAAACTCAATTAAAATAATCTTAAAAGCAGCTGCCACAATGAATGACGTTCAATTTGAGCTTCAAAGTTCTTAAAGTGACCATCCgggattttggacacaggacctcatttccgagtcagccagggtgtaagaaatgtgtccagaatgttttttttgcattccatgcagtccttgtgaaatcccatatccctgttgctaagctagcgaaagtgaacggctatgctctagcctgtcccaaaaacagtcttatccagtttaaacaacattcaaaacaaaaccgTAATTATGCCAGGCTCcgaatgtaaatgtttgtcttcaTATAATGAGGTTTGAAATAAAACCGACCTAGCACTGCCTGGATTTTAGAATGTTGAGGGACTATTTTCTCGGGGTCAGCGGAATTTTACCTCGCTGTCTTCAGTTGTGATGTAACCACACTGTCATCAACAGGGAGCCGCAAGAGAGATTGATGGTGATCAAACACAATTGCAAGGTTGGTTAACTTCCTAAACGCCCCCATCAACACATATATTTGCATCGATAACCTGCCATGATAATTGAGttgctttcagtgttaaatAAATAGGTTTAGAGTGTTTTCGGGGCAGGCTAGAGCATAGCCgttcacttgcgctagcttagcaacaggaacacgagatttcacaaggactgcatggaatgtaaaaaaaaaaccacctggacacatttcttacacccttGCTGACTTGGAAATTAGgtcctgtgtccaaaatcccAGATGGTCACTTTAAGTTTAAACGGAGGCACAGCAGGGTAGATTTTAGCACACAGCCTGGGCTCGCACCTGCACTAAGAAGGACATTGCGTGCCGTTGGATGCCATGTGATGATGCCAACACGCTTCGAGTGGCCCTCCAGCACCACCACTGGGTCAGACATGGAAGTGATGAGGCCATTCTCAGGAATCTGCCATACCTATGGAGGACAAAATGTGTCTGAAAGTCAGTACAgattgtaaaacctgcttttAACTGATAGCTTTATGTACATAAAACCTTTATGTCCAGGTTTTTACTGCGTTTGCTGTCTAGCACAAGACAGTGAGTGACTTCTCTGCCTGTTAATGatagaagaaaaacaggaggtATTTCACAAATCTTTCTATAAAGACAGGTGCGTAGGAGAAGAATGAATAGATCCAAGACAGAGGAGGGAAGTCCTGCACACTGTTCTGACTTGCAGATAAAATTTAATGGAGGCATTTTGGGACTAGAACTATGAGGCAAGAATTATAACCATCAGTCAGAGCAGTTACATAAAGAAACCTGATGGGGGCAGCAGTGACTAAGACTTGTTCACATATTACCAAGTGAAAAGGATTTGCAGTTATTCTAAAGAAACTACAGTTAAGCTTGTTATCACAACAGCAACtggtacaataataaaaaaaaataaaaaaaaaagacttagaTTTGAGAATACGAAGAAATGATTGTCGAGTTAATGAAAATTAAAAGCTCATGTGTGTTGTGATATTTGATCTATTTTCTGGATCAAGTATTTGTGCGTGATTAAATATGGCCCATCTCTATATTCTAGATGGACATGTTGCTACATACTGATGtcagtgactgtgttggtctgaCTATCCAATGCCTCAGTCAACAGGGTTCAACTTGAACTTTGCAAAATCATCCATAAAGAAATGATTAAACAAGCACTGtgaataaaacttttattttgtgaacATTCAACCTGCATATGACTGTATTCACTTTAGTTTTAATTAGAAAAATAAACTGATAATAATATTCAACTCATATCAACAGTAGCACAGGTTACTATACAGTCAGTTGGGTTGAGGCTTAGCGTGTACTTCATGCTGTATCAACGAAAGCCCAATTTTCAGTCCCTGTACATATCCCCTCTGGTGTGTTGTGTGCACCAGTTAAACCGACCACTCCTTCCTTATCTAATCTAAACATTACCTTAAAAAAAGGGAACATCAAatgctataaaaagaaaaaaaaaaaaaaaaaaaagaaagaaaagcagaacCATCAATGGTTCCTCTCTCTTCGTGGCTTCTAACTCTGtaaacatgaaataaatatAGCATTGATTCAACAGGAAGTTTGGGCTTTCAGGTAAGGAAGtggcatttaaagaaaaaaaatctgcctttCACAGCCCAAATAAGGACACATGGAGGAAACTACAACTAcagtctcaaaaaaaaaaaaaaaaaaaaaaagtcaatgacCTCAGCTCAATAAACAGCTAAATCATTCCCCAGCTCTGATGCCTGCAACACGTATTTGAGCCTAATCTTATCCAAAGGGTGAGGCCTGCAACCATCCCTGGGGTACAACTCGCAATAACGGCAAATACTCTCTTGTCACTTATTTCAAGAATGTACACTGACGTTTTCTCCTCAAGCTAGAGGTCTTAGTTCATGTGCAATGGGTGAAGCAAACCTTACCATCACTGTGCAGTCCTCAGAGCCGCTGGCGATGACCTGGTCGTTGTGTGGGCACCACTCGATGTCTAACACAGGACCTGTGTGGCCACATACTGTGGGGTAGGATTTGTCAATGCGTCCCGACTGTAAAGACAAAGATCAACAACACGATAATAAAGATTAGTCTTAGCTTTGTCCATGTTTTGAAACGAGACGATTGCAGTATAAGCCTAAACCCCACCAACAAATGGAGACAGTTTTTCCTCACATTACATAAGATTAAATGAGTAATATTAGTGATACTGTATTTAATCTGCTGACTGGGAGGTATCGACCacaacggggggggggggggggggggggggtgtctcaATCTCATGTACAAACATAGCAAAGAAAGAGTTTTGGAAAAGAAATGTTCTGGCATGTTGAAATTTCTAAATTCAAAGATGCATCCTAACAGGGATGATTCTGCACCAGTCCGTGCCGGGACGTACTCAAAGGTTTGCAGCCTACACGCCATCACAGTGCTTCATCATTTATTGGCCATTTTCTAGTGGACTTTTTAAGTTGcgtgtgttgttttgttatgGTCAACCGTCAAAACCCTAACCAAGTCACAAACTAGATGACTGATGGGTGTGCAAAATCTGCCATGCAAAAACGCAATATTCTGGTAATACAACAAATATCTGGAACCTCGTTAGCTGTATTCACCCTGACTTTATGTTTGCCACATCGGGGAACACAACCAGCCGGCTTCACACCAGCTGCATGCACCACATGTGCATTTCTGAACTGCTACGTCATGGCTTCAGGTAAGCTAACCCTCTAATGTCTGAGACACACTGGAACTGTTTGTATTGTTGCAAATATGATGGATTAACAATTTTGTatcagtttattttttctttttgttgggaACCAATTCCAGAGACCCGAAAATGAGGCACCACGCCATAAATCTAGAGGTCATGTGGCCACGGCTGAAACACGTGTTCCACAGCCGGTGAACGTGCTCTTGAAAATCCTGAcgttccacacacacacacacaaccgaTGTGAAGCCATCCTCAGAGCAGGAGG
This Odontesthes bonariensis isolate fOdoBon6 chromosome 6, fOdoBon6.hap1, whole genome shotgun sequence DNA region includes the following protein-coding sequences:
- the coro1ca gene encoding coronin-1C-A, whose product is MRRVVRQSKFRHVFGQAVKNDQCYDDIRVSRVTWDSSFCAVNPKFVAIIIEASGGGAFLVLPLHKSGRIDKSYPTVCGHTGPVLDIEWCPHNDQVIASGSEDCTVMVWQIPENGLITSMSDPVVVLEGHSKRVGIITWHPTARNVLLSAGCDNQIIIWNVGTGEAMISLDEMHPDVIYNVTWNRNGSLICTACKDKTIRVIDPRKETIVAEKEKAHEGARPMRAIFLSDGNVLTTGFSRMSERQLALWNPQNMDEAITVSEMDTSNGVLLPFYDPDTNVVYLCGKGDSSIRYFEITDEAPYVHFLNTFVTKEPQRGMGYMPKRGLDVNKCEIARFYKLHERKCEPIVMTVPRKSDLFQDDLYPDTSGPDHALEAEDWFEGKNGDPILISLKNGYVPGKNREFKVVKKNILDSKVTKNVENSSPAKKPASPTPSIKSEAKMEEILKEVKSLKDLISSQEKRIIKLEEQMSKVDI